The Trichoderma atroviride chromosome 5, complete sequence genome contains a region encoding:
- a CDS encoding uncharacterized protein (TransMembrane:1 (n7-15c20/21o291-311i)~SECRETED:SignalP(1-22)) gives MHPPRPSALLLSFLLAPLNAAAMLSCNKIRVDEHNFDLSPLGGPHSVVTSRFEASTNAHYNTTWTVDICQPLKKSGKAKTKDECPNGTRVCAISHFLKGDQDAVTQVVAIAGGLENAGGSQFEYEATRLKSSDSNSDAQKEGLRLVLKGGKHPLTGPVSERRTQKAVIEFICDPDKAGTEGEWTSEDEYEKAPKTKRRAADDKDDKKDKDEKDGDNKDGDNKDDDGKGDSATEHQLKNDNAALIWEDYAKEKDFDVLRLTWHTKYACEKRDGGKGGDKDDDREPGDSSASWGFFTWFVIIVFLGIAAYLIFGSWLNYNRYGARGWDLLPHGDTLRDIPYLLKDWTRRVLNTVQGAGSRGGYSAV, from the exons ATGCATCCGCCTCGGCCatcagcgctgctgctgtcgttTCTGCTGGCGCCCTTGAATGCGGCGGCCATGCTGAGCTGCAACAAGATTCGAGTGGATGAGCACAACTTTGATCTGTCGCCGCTTGGGGGCCCGCATTCGGTGGTGACGTCGCGGTTCGAGGCTAGCACGAATGCTCACTACAACACCACCTGGACCGTGGACATTTGCcagccgctgaagaagagcggaaAGGCGAAGACGAAAGACGAGTGCCCCAATGGAACAAGAG TCTGTGCCATTTCCCATTTTCTAAAGGGCGATCAAGACGCCGTCACACAAGTGGTCGCCATCGCAGGAGGACTCGAAAACGCCGGCGGATCACAGTTCGAATACGAGGCGACGAGGCTCAAGAGCAGCGACTCAAACTCCGATGCCCAGAAGGAAGGCCTCCGACTTGTTCTCAAAGGCGGCAAACACCCTCTCACCGGCCCAGTCTCGGAGCGACGAACCCAAAAGGCCGTCATTGAGTTTATTTGCGATCCTGACAAGGCGGGCACCGAGGGCGAGTGGACATCTGAAGATGAATACGAAAAGGCCCCCAAGACAAAGCGACGAGCAGCGGATGACAAAGACGacaaaaaggacaaggacgagaaaGACGGAGATAACAAAGACGGAGACAACAAAGACGACGATGGAAAGGGCGACTCGGCGACTGAGCATCAGCTGAAGAACGACAATGCTGCCCTCATTTGGGAGGACTatgccaaggagaaggatTTCGACGTCCTCCGACTTACCTGGCACACCAAGTATGCGTGCGAGAAGCGTGATGGAGGCAAGGGCGGAGACAAGGATGACGACCGCGAGCCCGGCGACTCCAGTGCCAGCTGGGGCTTCTTCACCTGGTTTGTTATTAT CGTTTTCCTTGGCATCGCGGCATACCTCATTTTCGGCTCTTGGCTCAATTACAACCGCTACGGCGCTCGGGGCTGGGACTTGCTCCCCCACGGCGATACCCTCCGCGACATTCCCTACCTCCTCAAGGACTGGACACGCCGGGTGTTGAACACTGTCCAGGGCGCTGGCAGTCGAGGAGGATATAGCGCCGTCTAG
- a CDS encoding uncharacterized protein (BUSCO:EOG092D326X), with protein sequence MAPSNVTTTTTTAVQNAPGKMKRPVPPGIQTNGAASSTSSPSPSMSNIKPPSAKAPSSASDRAITASTVRPNHRARRDTLNLSAGRSSRSAGLRSVFFAMDDAAHNEPRPAVVTDKYILKKFAGRPPSLVVHLHQNHFRFDGQEGMFQYKSPMRMFLEHTKNRTVPHDLLPYFNKDHVPFYEGCLIVQIHDHKSVAQTKDVKRPSSASNAVVPSSIHNYNQWLTPSPYVPYPKEEQNPNETNGKLKEEDTKDTADGDEKDAENESSSVLADTSANKAAPKPKIYTLVLHPTPESLRMDLLLKATTEEGRDTSAMAPPSTPATVVPPTPTASSMQPPAKKAKREKTDIDGSNIYAVEGQILLATAGPLYLEPTQSLEDTIALLEKMSHPSHSKPPPQPKARKRTVAEMAADEAAAAKLERYMLVLDDRLASNVTGAQVGGGADGDAATGAATFEPRFERFNVIEDIKREHAEKREQEKLKQQENDRKLQLQRQQAAAAEAAQRQAEMERARREQAQARETQMRQAEAQRQAMAARAAASTPVAQANNSQQPMNQTQHGHPIQNGVVPNAMPNAVSTGPQNSIPNGISGPAQARFQATMSQAPVSSPIVRQNTPQNMSSPMVTSIPMQQTNSSMAASPPRPASVVQNPMSVPMTNNRSSRNSQQSHPSGTPRIPQTTPNMSHATPLNRPAMVATPRMTQTSPPPNMIAQNSQMGQQMMMNNPGMAQANPQMIAQLTAQQRVMLQQQQQQHQQQQMAAALQNGNFNNMNIPGPGQPISQQQAQMMQLMQRQMIVAQQQQQQQQQQQQQQQQSQQGPQQQQQQQQQQQQQTPHPPPNNMANPQQQQQWAAQYAQQLQNMQNVQMRQMAPGMQAQIQRMAQMGRLSGQMGNMMPSNGQMMNNNNVNAANMQALMAMQMQQQQQQQQQQQQQQQQQQQQQQQAQAQAQAQAQAQAQAQAQAQQAQQAQAQAQAQAQAQAQAQAQAQAQAQAQAQAQAHAQQQQHQGQTPQQMQQAAVQVQMQNQARTIYTRLMNTAAVKFGGAENVPQETVEKIKQSSFHQASQMVREMYQRRAHQQQIMLQQQQQQAAMQGMGGMMGQHQGM encoded by the exons ATGGCGCCGTCCAacgtcaccaccaccaccaccactgcgGTGCAGAACGCCCCAGGCAAGATGAAGCGGCCGGTGCCTCCCGGCATCCAGACAAACGGAGCCGCATCGTCCACATCATCACCTTCACCATCCATGTCCAATATCAAGCCCCCCAGCGCAAAGGCGCCGAGCTCGGCCAGCGACCGGGCCATCACTGCCTCGACTGTGCGGCCTAACCACCGAGCCCGTCGCGATACTCTAAATCTGTCGGCGGGGCGAAGTTCGAGAAGCGCAGGCTTGCGGTCAGTATTTTTCGCCATGGACGATGCGGCTCACAATGAGCCCCGACCTGCAG TTGTTACCGACAAGTACATCTTGAAGAAGTTTGCCGGGCGACCCCCGTCCTTGGTTGTCCATTTACATCAGAACCATTTCCGATTCGATGGTCAAGAGGGCATGTTCCAGTACAAGTCGCCCATGCGGATGTTTCTTGAGCATACAAAGAATCGCACAGTACCTCACGACCTCCTTCCGTACTTTAACAAAGACCATGTGCCATTCTACGAAGGCTGCCTCATCGTGCAGATCCACGATCACAAATCAGTAGCCCAGACAAAGGATGTCAAGCGACCCTCGTCGGCTTCCAATGCCGTCGTACCATCATCTATTCACAACTATAACCAATGGCTCACGCCTTCCCCCTATGTGCCTTATCCTAAAGAAGAACAGAATCCAAACGAAACGAATGGAaagctgaaagaagaagataccAAAGATACGGCGGACGGCGATGAGAAGGATGCTGAAAATGAGTCCTCGAGCGTGCTTGCGGATACCTCGGCCAATAAGGCTGCCCCAAAGCCGAAAATATACACCCTTGTTCTTCATCCGACACCTGAGAGTCTAAGAATGGACCTTTTGCTCAAGGCGACGACGGAAGAGGGACGCGACACTTCTGCAATGGCTCCTCCATCAACGCCAGCGACAGTGGTGCCGCCCACGCCAACCGCTTCCAGCATGCAGCCACCCGCGAAAAAGGCTAAGCGAGAAAAGACCGACATAGACGGCAGTAATATATATGCTGTCGAAGGACAGATATTGCTCGCGACCGCCGGCCCTCTTTACCTTGAACCAACCCAAAGCCTCGAGGATACCATTGCGTTATTAGAGAAAATGTCGCAccccagccacagcaaacCTCCGCCTCAGCCAAAGGCCCGCAAGCGAACAGTGGCGGAGATGGCCGCGGAcgaggcagcggcagcaaaacTGGAGCGCTACATGCTTGTTTTGGACGATCGGTTGGCATCAAATGTCACGGGCGCTCAAGTTGGCggtggagcagatggagatgctgcaacTGGTGCTGCTACTTTTGAACCTAGATTTGAGCGGTTCAACGTGATTGAGGATATCAAGCGGGAGCATGccgagaagagagagcaggagaagctcaagcagcaagagaatgACCgaaagctgcagctgcagagacAGCAAGCAGCcgcggcagaagctgctcagagacaagcagagatggagagggctAGGCGTGAACAGGCTCAAGCTAGAGAGACCCAAATGCGTCAAGCTGAAGCGCAGCGGCAAGCAATGGCCGCTCGAGCCGCGGCGTCAACCCCTGTTGCTCAAGCCAAcaacagccagcagccaatgAACCAGACGCAGCACGGCCACCCTATTCAGAATGGAGTGGTCCCCAATGCGATGCCAAATGCCGTGTCGACAGGCCCGCAGAATTCGATACCAAATGGCATATCCGGACCGGCTCAGGCACGGTTCCAAGCAACGATGTCTCAAGCTCCAGTATCCTCTCCCATTGTCCGGCAGAATACACCCCAAAATATGTCGTCACCGATGGTCACAAGCATTCCTATGCAGCAAACCAACTCCAGCATGGCGGCAAGCCCTCCTCGACCTGCCTCAGTTGTGCAAAACCCGATGTCAGTCCCTATGACAAATAACAGGTCTTCTAGAAACAGCCAGCAGAGCCATCCGTCCGGCACACCGCGCATTCCGCAGACGACGCCGAACATGTCTCATGCGACTCCGCTTAACCGACCTGCAATGGTTGCGACTCCTCGCATGACCCAAACGAGTCCTCCTCCTAATATGATAGCTCAGAACTCTCAGATGGgccagcagatgatgatgaacaaTCCAGGCATGGCTCAGGCCAACCCTCAAATGATTGCCCAGCTCACTGCTCAGCAAAGAGtcatgctgcagcagcaacagcagcaacatcagcaacagcagatggCGGCCGCTCTCCAGAACGGCAATTTTAATAACATGAACATTCCTGGACCAGGCCAGCCGATATCTCAACAGCAAGCGCAAATGATGCAGTTGATGCAACGTCAAATGATAGTggcgcagcaacagcagcagcaacaacaacaacagcagcagcagcaacaacagtcCCAGCAAgggcctcagcagcagcagcagcagcagcagcagcagcagcagcaaactcCGCATCCCCCACCGAATAACATGGCCAACccacaacagcagcagcagtgggcAGCGCAATACGCCCAGCAGTTGCAAAACATGCAAAATGTTCAGATGCGCCAGATGGCTCCTGGGATGCAGGCTCAGATACAACGGATGGCCCAGATGGGCAGGTTAAGCGGGCAGATGGGCAACATGATGCCATCTAATGGGCAGATGATGAATAATAACAACGTCAATGCCGCCAACATGCAAGCTTTGATGGccatgcagatgcagcagcagcagcaacaacaacaacagcagcagcagcagcagcaacagcagcaacagcaacaacagcaagcaCAGGCTCAGGCACAAGCGCAGGCTCAGGCACAAGCTCAGGCACAAGCCCAAGCACAACAAGCACAAcaagcacaggcacaggcacaggcacaggctcAGGCACAAGCTCAGGCGCAAGCACaagctcaggctcaggcacaggcacaggctcAGGCCCAAGCCCAtgcccaacagcagcagcaccaaggACAAACTCCTCAGCAAATGCAACAGGCCGCCGTCCAAGTTCAGATGCAAAACCAGGCACGCACCATATACACCCGCCTTATGAACACTGCAGCAGTCAAGTTTGGCGGAGCAGAAAATGTTCCACAAGAGACGGTAGAGAAGATTAAGCAGTCATCGTTTCACCAAGCTTCGCAAATGGTCCGGGAAATGTATCAACGCAGGGcgcatcagcagcagatcatgcttcagcaacaacagcagcaagcagcaatgCAGGGCATGGGCGGGATGATGGGACAACACCAGGGAATGTGA
- a CDS encoding uncharacterized protein (EggNog:ENOG41~TransMembrane:1 (i21-40o)): MSPPYDNRGSSRSRRGVWSHWVPLAVTLTVATAGLAAWVWSQRKESPEDHTTEPDPGLDYENADYGENPAYGASAERRRLAPPPDQGRQRDQSYATGSDNAEGWGSRVSSAFTSNPGKTVAAGVAAAGAAVGKALASIREEDKPEHDSTPWPEEREVRREKGPAPPQSVHKKRKTVAIVISADSQFTDDDDDITHEHASILNHIPRHNDLSAIKLFVLIYAPSLKDSTVDTTTTQTPEAKSPVLGATPENTLFNAVYSEALALVDKETMILPFTTPNGHTHVLRHLQPDVIYLQESLSGDNGSYITNIQTWLRHDIILVVGAEDGSGGLADSESEAEKAADKPEKWWQRPERVGRGRGIVVVDSVRVNDDWTRRVQGRE, translated from the exons ATGTCGCCTCCCTACGACAATCGGGGCTCCTCCCGCTCGCGGCGAGGCGTCTGGAGCCATTGGGTGCCTCTTGCGGTCACCCTCACCGTCGCCACGGCTGGCCTCGCCGCCTGGGTCTGGAGCCAGCGCAAGGAGAGTCCCGAAGACCACACCACTGAGCCGGATCCCGGCCTGGACTATGAAAATGCAGACTATGGAGAGAATCCGGCATATGGTGCTTCAGCAGAGAGGCGCAGActggcgccgccgccggatCAGGGCCGCCAACGCGACCAGAGCTATGCGACTGGATCTGACAACGCAGAGGGATGGGGGTCGCGAGTGAGCAGCGCGTTTACATCAAACCCCGGAAagactgttgctgctggcgtcgctgctgctggcgccgcCGTTGGCAAGGCGCTGGCCTCGATCCGTGAGGAAGACAAGCCTGAGCACGATTCGACCCCCTGGCccgaagagagagaagtccgaagagaaaaggggcctgctcctcctcaGTCTGTCcacaagaagcgcaagacggttgccattgtcattTCTGCCGATTCCCAGTTTacagacgacgacgacgacattaCCCACGAACATGCT TCAATTCTTAACCACATTCCTCGCCACAATGACCTGTCTGCCATCAAGCTCTTTGTGCTCATCTACGCGCCAAGCTTGAAGGATAGCACGGTTGATACCACTACGA CTCAAACTCCCGAGGCGAAGAGCCCTGT CCTTGGCGCTACCCCGGAGAACACCCTGTTCAACGCCGTCTACTCTGAAGCACTGGCTCTTGTTGATAAAGAGACCATGATTCTTCCGTTCACCACGCCCAATGGTCACACTCACGTCCTCCGCCACCTGCAGCCTGACGTTATCTATCTCCAGGAGTCTCTCTCTGGCGACAACGGCAGCTACATTACTAACATTCAGACATGGCTTCGTCACGACATCATCTTGGTTGTGGGCGCCGAAGACGGATCCGGTGGACTCGCCGACAGTGAAtctgaagctgaaaaggctgCTGACAAGCCCGAGAAATGGTGGCAGCGACCCGAGCGCGTCGGTCGTGGACGAGGCATCGTTGTTGTCGATAGCGTGCGCGTAAATGATGATTGGACACGCAGAGTTCAGGGCCGGGAATAG
- a CDS encoding uncharacterized protein (SECRETED:SignalP(1-23)), with amino-acid sequence MPHALSMASTGLQALILCGPGSSFPTFTSNPDENPKALLPIANRPMVWYPIDFCLRTGITNITLICPPSAEKALTAALNTNPYLTALPLPRPDVLAPADLDQNTGTAEILRLPEIRELVTGDFVVLPCDLVCELAGEQLLQAWMVKSASLTGLLGTRQLSNGHQSRYSGGLGVWYNTKASAPVKGEETDFISTAPLPSSPTATPKGSIFPNVSKLVYSMPTDSFNDLTEERKAIPIRHGLMKANPRVRMYTNHRDAHIYIFPRWVLDFIKKNERLESIGEDVIGWWAKAGWQSGLADKLQFGEVLRNGDDDGEEDESVGGRSSPTESSPDNQDNSKEATSANPTTDDKNASTATASAFEPPSILAYIHSHKEGAAGSIVRRVDTAQLLLAISLQLAKLPSLEEADTESPLALCAP; translated from the exons ATGCCTCACGCCTTGTCGATGGCCTCAACCGGGCTGCAGGCCCTTATTCTCTGCGGGCCCGGCTCTTCATTCCCTACGTTCACCTCGAACCCGGATGAGAACCCAAAAGCTCTGCTCCCCATTGCCAACCGCCCTATGGTGTGGTATCCCATCGACTTCTGTCTCCGCACTGGCATCACAA ACATAACCCTCATCTGCCCTCCATCGGCTGAAAAAGCATTGACAGCCGCTCTCAACACTAACCCCTATCTGACGGcactgccgctgccacgGCCAGACGTCTTGGCTCCCGCTGACCTTGACCAGAACACTGGCACAGCTGAAATCTTGCGGCTGCCAGAGATCAGGGAGCTAGTAACGGGGGATTTTGTTGTTCTACCGTGCGATCTCGTTTGTGAGCTTGCTGGCGAACAGCTACTCCAGGCATGGATGGTTAAATCTGCCAGTCTTACGGGCCTCCTAGGGACACGACAGCTTTCAAACGGCCACCAGAGCAGATACAGCGGAGGTCTTGGCGTGTGGTACAACACAAAAGCCAGTGCCCCGGTCAAAGGCGAAGAGACAGACTTCATCTCTACGGCCCCTCTACCTTCTTCCCCGACTGCCACCCCGAAAGGATCCATCTTTCCAAACGTATCAAAACTGGTTTACTCAATGCCCACCGATTCGTTCAATGATCTCACCGAGGAGAGAAAGGCCATTCCAATCCGCCACGGATTGATGAAAGCCAACCCTCGAGTTCGCATGTACACTAACCACAGAGATGCGCACATCTATATCTTCCCTCGATGGGTATTGGACTTTATCAAAAAGAATGAGCGCCTGGAGAGCATCGGCGAGGATGTGATTGGCTGGTGGGCCAAGGCCGGATGGCAGTCTGGCCTGGCAGACAAGCTCCAGTTCGGCGAGGTTTTGCgcaacggcgatgatgacggcgaggaagacgaaTCCGTGGGCGGCCGCTCATCTCCCACTGAGTCTAGCCCTGACAACCAGGATAACTCAAAGGAGGCCACTTCAGCAAATCCCACTACGGATGACAAGAACGCATCTACGGCAACGGCATCAGCGTTTGAGCCGCCGTCTATCCTCGCCTATATTCACTCACACAAGGAGGGAGCAGCAGGTTCCATTGTTCGCCGCGTTGATACGGCACAGCTCCTTTTGGCTATCTCATTACAGCTAGCGaagcttccatctcttgAGGAAGCAGACACCGAATCCCCCCTCGCCCTTTGCGCACCCTAG
- a CDS encoding uncharacterized protein (SECRETED:SignalP(1-17)), with product MLFFLVLFLTRPRIATATIIPSFILGSFVPRFHYLFRYVKHSPLRRTRFRNDGHAACKKAWHAAYCMVMILVSGSARQGISRGNQDSAQVQSEILHMMHHIELVRVARFGYN from the coding sequence atgcttttctttcttgttctgttCCTAACTAGGCCTCGTATTGCGACGGCGACCATCATCCCATCTTTTATTCTTGGCTCGTTTGTTCCTCGCTTTCATTACCTGTTTAGGTATGTCAAACATTCTCCTCTCCGCCGGACCCGATTTAGAAACGATGGTCATGCTGCATGTAAGAAGGCATGGCATGCTGCATATTGCATGGTGATGATCTTGGTCTCTGGCTCAGCTCGTCAGGGGATCAGTCGAGGCAACCAAGATTCTGCTCAAGTTCAGAGCGAAATACTACACATGATGCATCATATCGAGCTAGTGCGCGTCGCCCGATTCGGATATAACTAA
- a CDS encoding uncharacterized protein (EggNog:ENOG41) gives MQVDVLPSYQQATSRGDWLRLAAPYVAFTDYPALCCVNRRFWSVFAPRIWRDPCAASGWLGWRGDSDVISWWIDFIDLKLHKLSAHTRALVRVLDARAAAGDFSLYLGLTEKAVIRALELLPNLQSLLLDNSPNMELRFQRSGAINRQLELSMLSVKNCPNGVPIGLIKNYSLRGLVFLDVSGIASVTPQLLEPVYLPELRILKLCRQGISSTAFAGFSAVLGRRLWSLDLSNNKLTDDAFQHSLNAMFLNNDLRSDARAQTEGALEKLPVITRGHGQFFMLHETAQSILFVPDERYLADTPPYTAPNAPNNVITRSDGSVPVRSDTADGVLRLLSRHDATDAAHHIQSSGLTHLHLSGNHFSAFAIERMLRESHGQLEHFDCDSMRFFPPSAVRGHLLCPSNAIQVDGFSGLSHIFRPVWSSNLQSLRIHHSLVTNIPTLRCSRYSSVESTYLAETQIHARLNLAYPLAFVPDMNPRLESLTLTCVPRHSFGLLVKMLISFLQQLGLQESYVTETNKAEASRPGKSLRLVRGLRNLTLEMEPESLNRDDAEHLMTFDETQYSFFDSPIEETPLSPRPALDLWTCPDKSQLNSPLTTVQPWDAYNPMPRTSDRDTMKDQWVLHQPEDGRSDAIVVWAGNPEAPNDVVKLYNYLVINCGLKEDAGPVNLAQQKAGAPCECLIFHTVWLYASLPQRIQPPQAATLQEEIKSKSKNVAATLRRLRVPTREAFEAARKIDPDTTNWYWGGTLRIIDSQ, from the exons ATGCAAGTCGACGTCCTGCCATCGTATCAGCAGGCCACCTCTCGGGGCGactggctgcggctggcggcTCCATACGTTGCCTTCACCGACTATCCAGCTCTGTGCTGTGTGAACCGCCGCTTCTGGTCCGTCTTTGCGCCGCGGATATGGAGAGACCCGTGTGCGGCGTCTGGGTGGCTGGGATGGAGAGGAGACAGTG ATGTCATATCCTGGTGGATCGACTTTATAGATCTCAAGTTACACAAGCTCTCAGCCCATACTCGCGCATTAGTCCGCGTGCTAGATGCAAGAGCAGCGGCGGGAGACTTCAGCTTGTATCTCGGCCTCACAGAAAAGGCCGTTATTCGAGCCTTGGAGCTCTTGCCAAACCTGCAGAGCCTTCTACTTGATAACAGCCCTAACATGGAATTGCGCTTTCAGCGCAGCGGCGCCATCAATCGTCAGTTGGAACTGTCCATGTTGAGCGTCAAGAATTGTCCAAATGGAGTACCTATAGGACTCATCAAGAATTACTCCCTCCGAGGGCTAGTTTTCTTGGACGTGTCTGGCATTGCCAGCGTAACTCCGCAGTTACTAGAGCCCGTATACTTGCCTGAATTACGTATCCTCAAGCTTTGCCGCCAAGGCATCAGCTCTACAGCATTTGCTGGCTTTTCAGCTGTCCTCGGCCGCCGTTTATGGAGTTTAGATTTAAGTAATAACAAGCTAACTGACGACGCTTTTCAACATAGCTTAAACGCCATGTTCCTAAACAATGACCTGCGATCGGACGCCCGTGCTCAGACAGAGGGCGCCCTGGAGAAGCTTCCTGTCATCACAAGAGGCCATGGTCAGTTCTTCATGCTTCACGAGACAGCTCAAAGCATTCTGTTTGTTCCCGACGAGAGGTATCTGGCGGATACTCCACCATATACCGCTCCCAACGCTCCCAACAACGTGATAACGCGGTCAGACGGCTCTGTCCCTGTGCGCTCAGACACAGCCGATGGTGTCTTACGTCTCCTGTCTCGACATGACGCCACTGACGCGGCACATCACATACAAAGCTCAGGCCTCACGCATCTGCACCTGTCGGGCAATCATTTCTCTGCGTTTGCAATAGAAAGGATGCTGCGGGAGTCCCATGGCCAACTGGAGCACTTTGACTGCGACTCAATGCGTTTCTTTCCGCCAAGTGCAGTGAGAGGACATTTGTTGTGTCCATCCAATGCAATCCAGGTGGACGGCTTCTCGGGCCTATCACATATTTTTCGCCCAGTGTGGTCTTCCAATCTCCAGTCCCTCAGGATACATCATTCGCTCGTGACAAATATTCCTACCCTCCGATGTAGTAGGTACTCTTCCGTTGAAAGCACGTACTTGGCGGAAACGCAAATACATGCCCGTCTCAACCTTGCTTACCCACTGGCTTTTGTTCCGGATATGAATCCTCGGCTAGAGTCTTTGACATTAACTTGCGTTCCGCGCCATTCTTTCGGCTTGCTCGTTAAAATGTTGATATCctttcttcaacagctgGGCTTACAAGAGTCTTATGTGACggaaacaaacaaagcaGAGGCGTCTCGACCGGGAAAATCGCTGCGCTTGGTGCGCGGCCTTCGGAATCTGACATTAGAAATGGAGCCAGAATCTTTAAATAGAGACGACGCCGAACATCTCATGACCTTTGACGAGACCCAATACAGTTTCTTTGACAGCCCAATAGAGGAGACGCCATTGTCACCAAGACCCGCTTTGGACCTTTGGACTTGCCCCGACAAGAGTCAACTCAACTCTCCGTTGACAACTGTACAGCCATGGGATGCATATAATCCAATGCCAAGGACCTCAGATAGAGATACCATGAAAGACCAGTGGGTGCTCCATCAGCCAGAAGACGGCAGAAGTGATGCTATTGTGGTGTGGGCTGGCAATCCTGAAGCGCCAAATGACGTTGTCAAATTATACAACTATCTGGTTATCAACTGTGGCTTGAAAGAGGATGCAGGTCCCGTCAATCTCGCTCAGCAGAAAGCCGGTGCCCCTTGCGAATGCCTGATCTTCCACACTGTTTGGCTCTATGCTTCTTTGCCACAGCGGATACAACCGCCTCAGGCCGCAACACTTCAAGAGGAGATCAAGTCCAAGTCGAAGAATGTAGCTGCTACATTGCGTCGGCTCCGGGTCCCGACACGTGAAGCCTTTGAGGCGGCACGAAAGATTGACCCCGACACTACAAATTGGTATTGGGGAGGAACCTTGAGAATCATAGACTCGCAATAG